A window of Cucurbita pepo subsp. pepo cultivar mu-cu-16 chromosome LG06, ASM280686v2, whole genome shotgun sequence contains these coding sequences:
- the LOC111797743 gene encoding uncharacterized protein LOC111797743 isoform X2, which translates to MSLQRHVSSTAVFVQCHKFSREIETETFSQALESEWCYWSRRPPLIRGLVAGTFTRVRSNYVTSLVILLLMVLFVLVKGFSHALCSAILLPPLAPCSTGLGVRVFDDGWRREEKHFMNIASLGIIYLLLILSLAMEDQCYYNLFLCGSYLCGAYLMGNC; encoded by the exons ATGTCGCTGCAGCGTCATGTTTCATCAACCGCGGTGTTTGTTCAGTGCCACAAATTTTCGAGGGAAATTGAAACTGAAACCTTCTCTCAAGCTCTCGAGTCAGAATGGTGCTATTGGTCGCGTCGTCCTCCATTGATTCGGGGATTGGTTGCTGGGACCTTCACACGGGTGCGGAGCAACTACGTTACAAGTCTTGTGATTCTCCTGCTCATGGTCTTGTTTGTGTTGGTGAAAGGTTTCTCGCATGCTCTCTGCTCCGCGATCCTGCTTCCACCGCTGGCTCCGTGCTCTACTGGTCTTGGTGTAAG GGTATTTGATGATGGATGGCGAAGGGAAGAGAAACATTTTATGAACATAGCTTCACTGGGCATCATCTACCTGTTACTGATATTGTCGTTGGCTATGGAGGATCAATGCTATTATAATCTCTTCCTCTGTGGATCGTACTT GTGTGGAGCTTATCTAATGGGAAATTGTTAA